AcgcaaaaatgatgaaaaaaacaGTCAGAAAACAGTTTTACCGCAAAAAAGATGGTTTTTTTTGTTGGGTCTAATTTTTTACCTGCAACTACTAACAGAAGAAGATGTTCACATCTTCGGAGGAATTCCCAATGTAGATTGTTGCTAAACCCAAGTCTTCTAATAATGTGATCAATGAATGAAATAGGAGTTACTGGATTCATCTTCCATTGAAGTGTTGAAAGAATCAGAAGCTCCATTCTCTGGATTGTTTTGGCTTCAAAGATATACTTAGATTCTTCAACCTATACAAACACCCAGATTTGATAATGAGATAATGAGAAAGATATCATCAGatgaatcaaaaacaaaactttatacagaTTTTACATACTTGGAAATCTAAGAGAAGTGGAACTTGAGTCTCTTCAACTTTAGCTGCTAGAGTAAGACAAGAAACTGCAACAAGTTGGGTCATCCATGGTTTCTCTCTTTGAAAATGATGACTAGAGAGAAATCTATCTAAGTAATTAACAGAAAGAATAGCAGTAAGTGGAGAAAATGAATAATGAGAAATGACTCTTAATATCCATTTCACTGCTTCTTTACGAACTGATCCAAGGAATGGGAGCTGATGAGTTTCAAGATTACTAATGATTACATTATAAGTCTCTCGTTCTTTAGCAAACAGGGATATTAGTTCTTCATCTTCCCAAAACATATCCTGTTCTAGCAAAAACAAAGATGGGTTCTTTCTAAAATCATTATTTATTTCtagttcttcttcgtcttcaaatctttcttCTTCACAGAAAAGTAAATCGACCAGATTGCTATGTAGGAGTTGGTGTTGATCCATTTCCAGCTTCTTCTGGGCAGAAGAAGTTTGATCTTTTGCTCATTACTTCATTACAGAAGCAGAAGAAGCAGCACAGAAGAACTAATCTCTCACTCTCCCAGTCTCTCTAG
This DNA window, taken from Papaver somniferum cultivar HN1 chromosome 3, ASM357369v1, whole genome shotgun sequence, encodes the following:
- the LOC113361501 gene encoding cyclin-D3-1-like; translated protein: MDQHQLLHSNLVDLLFCEEERFEDEEELEINNDFRKNPSLFLLEQDMFWEDEELISLFAKERETYNVIISNLETHQLPFLGSVRKEAVKWILRVISHYSFSPLTAILSVNYLDRFLSSHHFQREKPWMTQLVAVSCLTLAAKVEETQVPLLLDFQVEESKYIFEAKTIQRMELLILSTLQWKMNPVTPISFIDHIIRRLGFSNNLHWEFLRRCEHLLLLVVADSKFFRYLPSVLATAIMLHVIDEVEPENRMEYQNQLMTVLKLTKEDVEECYQFIMKWAFSCNGNKRKYGSSIPSSPNGVIDVSFSYGSDNSNESWAIATPSVSSSPEHHLPLFKKSRIEDQQMRLPSFNRAVVIDVLSNSPL